One segment of Salvelinus alpinus chromosome 1, SLU_Salpinus.1, whole genome shotgun sequence DNA contains the following:
- the LOC139536136 gene encoding calcium release-activated calcium channel protein 1-like isoform X2 — MSLNEHSLQALSWRKLYLSRAKLKASSRTSALLSGFAMVAMVEVQLDTTYPYPPGLLIAFSACTTVLVAVHLFALMVSTCILPNIEAVSNVHNLNSVKESPHERMHHHIELAWAFSTVIGTLLFLAEVVLLCWVKFLPIRPKNHNPNNGTISAGVAAAITSTSIMVPFGLIFIVFAVHFYRSLVSHKTDRQFQELEELSNLTRLQNELDGRGESLMQSPSSQFP, encoded by the exons ATGAGTCTGAACGAGCATTCATTGCAAGCACTGTCTTGGAGGAAGCTTTACTTGAGTCGAGCAAAACTGAAGGCTTCCAGTCGAACGTCTGCTCTACTATCTGGGTTCGCTATG gTAGCAATGGTGGAGGTTCAGTTGGACACAACCTATCCTTACCCACCTGGTCTCCTCATTGCCTTCAGTGCCTGCACCACTGTGTTGGTGGCTGTTCACCTTTTTGCCCTGATGGTTAGTACCTGCATCCTGCCTAACATTGAGGCAGTCAGCAACGTTCACAACCTCAACTCCGTGAAGGAGTCTCCACATGAGAGAATGCACCACCACATCGAGCTGGCCTGGGCCTTCTCTACAGTCATTGGCACCCTGCTCTTCCTGGCTGAGGTTGTACTCCTCTGCTGGGTCAAATTTCTACCCATTAGGCCTAAGAACCACAATCCCAACAATGGGACCATATCTGCAGGTGTGGCTGCTGCCatcacctccacctccatcaTGGTGCCTTTTGGCCTGATATTTATAGTATTTGCTGTACATTTCTACCGTTCCCTTGTCAgccacaagacagacagacagttccaGGAGCTGGAGGAGCTATCCAACCTGACCAGGCTGCAGAATGAGCTGGACGGCAGAGGGGAGTCCCTCATGCAATCCCCCAGCTCTCAATTCCCTTAA
- the LOC139536136 gene encoding calcium release-activated calcium channel protein 1-like isoform X1 codes for MSLNEHSLQALSWRKLYLSRAKLKASSRTSALLSGFAMVRNILAQRCIAAKATMVEVQLDTTYPYPPGLLIAFSACTTVLVAVHLFALMVSTCILPNIEAVSNVHNLNSVKESPHERMHHHIELAWAFSTVIGTLLFLAEVVLLCWVKFLPIRPKNHNPNNGTISAGVAAAITSTSIMVPFGLIFIVFAVHFYRSLVSHKTDRQFQELEELSNLTRLQNELDGRGESLMQSPSSQFP; via the exons ATGAGTCTGAACGAGCATTCATTGCAAGCACTGTCTTGGAGGAAGCTTTACTTGAGTCGAGCAAAACTGAAGGCTTCCAGTCGAACGTCTGCTCTACTATCTGGGTTCGCTATGGTAAGGAATATACTCGCCCAAAGATGCATTGCAGCAAAGGCAA CAATGGTGGAGGTTCAGTTGGACACAACCTATCCTTACCCACCTGGTCTCCTCATTGCCTTCAGTGCCTGCACCACTGTGTTGGTGGCTGTTCACCTTTTTGCCCTGATGGTTAGTACCTGCATCCTGCCTAACATTGAGGCAGTCAGCAACGTTCACAACCTCAACTCCGTGAAGGAGTCTCCACATGAGAGAATGCACCACCACATCGAGCTGGCCTGGGCCTTCTCTACAGTCATTGGCACCCTGCTCTTCCTGGCTGAGGTTGTACTCCTCTGCTGGGTCAAATTTCTACCCATTAGGCCTAAGAACCACAATCCCAACAATGGGACCATATCTGCAGGTGTGGCTGCTGCCatcacctccacctccatcaTGGTGCCTTTTGGCCTGATATTTATAGTATTTGCTGTACATTTCTACCGTTCCCTTGTCAgccacaagacagacagacagttccaGGAGCTGGAGGAGCTATCCAACCTGACCAGGCTGCAGAATGAGCTGGACGGCAGAGGGGAGTCCCTCATGCAATCCCCCAGCTCTCAATTCCCTTAA